In Nitrosophilus alvini, the following are encoded in one genomic region:
- a CDS encoding DEAD/DEAH box helicase has protein sequence MEKFFYLNDDWKIVRKLVKEPKEGRFFSIDDLNLSNETKQYLNKNFSKGIYGHQKKAIELFKKNQNICVTTSTASGKSLIFQVCSLETINKNFNSKVMAIYPLKALSHEQYEKFLKINKNLKVGRIDGSVDMSERIKILKNSDIIIFTPDVIHAWLLDNLADKNIIKFFENLDLIIIDEAHLYSGVFGSNSAYVFRRINHIVYLLKNITPQYIAASATVKDPKQHLKTLCGIDFEIINEKFDTSPEYEKEILLVEKSPTKDLLSALSEVFTYIIKETDKNFITFVDSRKQTEYIATISSRTLLEKKAEEENTNEALEEMIEKDNSVCPYRSGYEEEDRNIIQEKLNNGILRGIVSTSALEAGIDVPYLDIVILVGIPNSATSLYQRIGRVGRQKKGTIIVINDGSPISNAVFSNKINFFEIPLQESALYLENHRIQYIHVLCLARENGEHDQVCQSIKCEKKVYETKIDFPQSFIEFCKKEITGEISTEFQMMKSQCGDDPNHFFPLRDIDIQYKVVYKSGPNIKYLGTLSYSQIMREAYPGAVYYYYKKPYRVYNIDHNKKIVEVRKEKYYTTQPIMFDPIIRPNFSNESILNAVKIDDIYIIETVLQISELISGFNEKRGPNKLEFDYPLKGKNSLYYKKKYFARNYFTTGIIIINKNFNKFNNKELHYLNLLLYEAFKITVPFESRDIDFGIDKSRVNKDFITENDKFLSIYDQTYGSLRLSSKFIQQENIENIANYAIYLYNEQKSENYYPKIEKFLNYFYLKITDSEIKPLNFSEFDEEISINDDSLIKILLPGSKGLNIKMSNEIFQISDIAYTRHGVMYRGKYPDHTNPRERNIIFSVPIENIEPIPGESNWGYFNIDTGEIIENN, from the coding sequence ATGGAAAAGTTTTTTTATTTAAATGACGATTGGAAAATCGTTAGAAAATTAGTTAAAGAACCTAAGGAAGGAAGATTTTTTAGTATAGATGACTTAAATCTTAGTAATGAAACAAAGCAATATTTAAATAAAAATTTTTCTAAAGGAATATATGGTCATCAAAAGAAAGCTATTGAATTATTTAAAAAAAATCAAAATATATGCGTAACTACCTCTACTGCTTCGGGTAAATCTTTAATATTTCAAGTTTGTTCTCTTGAAACAATTAACAAAAATTTTAATAGTAAGGTTATGGCTATTTATCCTTTAAAAGCTCTTTCTCATGAGCAATATGAGAAATTTTTAAAAATCAATAAGAATTTAAAAGTTGGTCGTATAGATGGTTCGGTTGATATGTCTGAACGAATTAAAATATTAAAAAACTCAGATATTATAATTTTTACTCCAGATGTAATTCATGCATGGTTATTGGATAATTTAGCAGATAAAAATATCATTAAATTTTTTGAAAATCTCGATTTAATCATTATTGATGAAGCTCATCTATATTCAGGAGTGTTTGGTAGTAATAGTGCTTATGTTTTTCGAAGAATAAATCATATAGTATATCTTTTAAAAAATATAACACCTCAATATATTGCTGCTTCAGCAACGGTAAAAGATCCCAAACAACATTTAAAAACATTATGTGGAATAGATTTTGAAATAATAAATGAAAAATTTGATACATCACCAGAATACGAAAAAGAAATATTGTTAGTTGAAAAATCTCCAACCAAGGACTTATTGAGTGCATTGAGTGAAGTATTTACCTATATCATAAAAGAAACCGATAAAAACTTTATTACATTTGTTGATAGTAGAAAACAAACAGAATATATTGCAACAATAAGTTCTAGAACACTATTAGAAAAAAAGGCTGAAGAAGAAAATACCAATGAAGCGTTAGAAGAAATGATTGAAAAAGACAACTCAGTTTGTCCTTATAGATCTGGTTATGAAGAAGAGGATAGAAATATCATTCAAGAAAAACTTAATAATGGTATTTTAAGAGGTATTGTAAGTACAAGTGCTTTGGAAGCAGGTATAGATGTACCTTATTTAGATATTGTGATATTAGTTGGTATCCCAAACTCTGCAACGAGTTTATATCAAAGAATAGGAAGAGTAGGTAGACAAAAAAAAGGTACAATCATAGTTATTAATGATGGTTCCCCTATCAGCAATGCAGTTTTCTCTAATAAAATAAATTTTTTCGAAATTCCATTACAAGAGAGTGCTTTATATTTAGAAAATCATAGAATTCAATATATTCATGTATTATGTTTAGCAAGGGAAAATGGTGAACATGATCAAGTTTGTCAGTCAATAAAATGTGAAAAAAAAGTTTATGAAACTAAAATAGATTTTCCTCAATCATTTATAGAGTTTTGTAAAAAAGAGATAACAGGTGAAATATCAACTGAATTTCAAATGATGAAATCTCAATGTGGTGATGACCCTAATCATTTTTTTCCTCTAAGAGATATTGATATTCAATATAAAGTAGTTTATAAATCTGGTCCAAATATAAAATATTTAGGAACATTATCCTATTCGCAAATTATGAGAGAAGCATATCCAGGAGCAGTTTATTATTATTACAAAAAGCCTTATAGAGTTTATAATATTGATCATAATAAAAAAATAGTAGAAGTAAGAAAAGAGAAATATTATACAACTCAACCAATAATGTTTGATCCTATTATTAGACCAAATTTTTCAAATGAAAGCATATTGAATGCTGTTAAAATTGATGACATTTATATAATAGAAACAGTTTTACAAATAAGCGAACTAATAAGTGGTTTTAATGAGAAGCGTGGGCCAAATAAATTAGAATTTGATTATCCATTAAAAGGTAAAAATAGTCTATATTATAAGAAAAAATATTTTGCAAGAAATTATTTTACTACCGGAATAATTATAATTAATAAAAATTTTAATAAATTTAATAATAAGGAGTTACATTATTTGAATTTATTGTTATATGAAGCATTTAAAATTACTGTTCCTTTTGAAAGTCGTGATATAGATTTTGGAATAGATAAATCAAGAGTCAATAAAGATTTTATTACTGAAAATGATAAATTTTTAAGTATTTATGATCAAACATATGGCAGTTTACGCCTCTCCAGTAAATTTATACAACAAGAAAATATTGAAAATATAGCTAATTATGCTATTTATCTTTATAATGAGCAAAAATCCGAAAACTATTACCCGAAAATAGAAAAATTTTTAAATTATTTTTATTTAAAAATAACAGATAGTGAAATTAAGCCTTTAAATTTTTCAGAATTTGATGAAGAAATATCTATTAATGATGATAGTCTCATAAAAATTTTACTTCCGGGTTCCAAAGGATTGAATATAAAAATGAGTAATGAAATTTTTCAAATTAGTGACATAGCTTATACAAGACATGGTGTAATGTACAGAGGAAAATATCCTGATCACACTAATCCAAGAGAAAGAAATATTATTTTTAGTGTTCCAATAGAAAATATAGAGCCAATTCCTGGTGAATCAAATTGGGGATATTTTAATATTGATACTGGTGAAATAATAGAAAACAATTAA
- a CDS encoding Lon protease family protein gives MDIKPLGYENIYHGCDPEIFDFETTQEVETLVKVAGQERALEAIDFGIGIDGTGYNLYVMGPTGLGKHEIINRILKSRAKEQKTPEDICYVNNFDTPNKPWAILLPPGMGKEFKKDMKKLVDSLKTVIPAAFESEEYQSKRKIIEDEFRQKNEEAYKILSKEAEALGIALVRTPQGIIFAPRKENGEIMTPEEFQQLPEEIKEDLKKKVEYLQDKLEEIIRQITIWKKEGNEKLKELNKQITNVAAGNLLETLLEKYADFEKVCKYLKRVEKDVIENVSDFLFKEDLYPPVPYLPIFKPSFKRYEVNLLVGHKEDEGVPVIYEDHPTYENIVGRIEHIAQMGMLITDFTLIKPGALHKALGGYLIIDARKILTNYFAWDSLKRALFAKKIKIVPGEKMIGLISTLTLEPEPIELNIKIVLVGERILYYLLYDLDPDFRELFKVIADFDEVIHKDENNLQLYAKIIAALAKKEKILPLTRKAVAKTIDISSRMAEDSKKLSMEIKPLTSLLKEADYIARKKGSDTIDSEDIKEAVKSQKKRAARLKERVYEEIGRDTIHIKTTGEKTGQINGLSVIELGTASFGRPVRITAVTRFGKGEVVDIQREVKLGDPIHSKGVMTLAGFLKGRYVPDIPLSLSASLVFEQTYSSVEGDSASLAETCALLSSLSNLPIKQNIAVTGSISQKGEVQAVGGVNHKIEGFFEVCKLKGFEKEQGVIIPKSNIDHLMLDDDVLDAIKKGKFFIYAVESVDEAMEILTGKEAGERDAEGKFPKDSVNRLVEERLVEFFEKAKKIMKEERKKSTS, from the coding sequence ATGGATATAAAGCCACTAGGATATGAAAATATATATCACGGATGCGATCCTGAAATATTTGATTTTGAAACCACACAGGAGGTCGAGACTCTCGTAAAGGTAGCCGGGCAAGAAAGAGCCCTGGAAGCGATAGATTTCGGTATCGGCATCGATGGAACCGGATATAACCTTTATGTTATGGGTCCTACAGGTCTCGGGAAACATGAGATAATCAACAGAATACTCAAAAGCAGAGCAAAAGAGCAGAAAACACCTGAAGATATCTGCTATGTAAACAACTTCGACACACCAAACAAACCCTGGGCGATACTTCTTCCGCCAGGAATGGGAAAAGAGTTCAAAAAAGATATGAAAAAACTTGTAGACTCACTCAAAACTGTCATTCCCGCAGCTTTTGAGAGTGAAGAGTATCAGTCTAAAAGAAAGATAATCGAAGATGAATTCAGACAGAAAAACGAAGAGGCATACAAAATCCTCTCCAAAGAGGCCGAAGCCCTAGGTATAGCTTTGGTAAGAACTCCGCAGGGTATCATTTTTGCACCCCGCAAGGAAAACGGCGAGATAATGACACCCGAAGAGTTCCAGCAGCTTCCGGAAGAGATAAAAGAGGATCTGAAAAAAAAAGTGGAATATTTGCAGGACAAACTCGAAGAGATCATAAGACAGATCACTATTTGGAAAAAAGAGGGAAACGAAAAATTAAAAGAGCTGAATAAACAGATAACGAACGTAGCCGCTGGAAATCTGCTAGAAACCCTACTGGAAAAATATGCCGATTTCGAAAAGGTCTGCAAATATCTCAAAAGAGTGGAAAAAGATGTGATAGAAAACGTGAGCGATTTTCTTTTCAAAGAAGACCTCTATCCTCCTGTACCCTATCTTCCTATCTTTAAACCCTCTTTCAAAAGATATGAAGTGAATCTGCTCGTAGGACACAAAGAAGATGAAGGCGTACCCGTAATATACGAAGATCATCCCACATACGAAAACATAGTCGGGCGTATAGAGCATATAGCACAGATGGGAATGCTGATAACAGACTTCACGCTCATCAAGCCGGGAGCACTTCATAAAGCTCTGGGAGGATACCTCATTATAGATGCGAGAAAAATCCTCACAAACTATTTCGCATGGGATTCGCTAAAAAGAGCGCTTTTCGCAAAAAAGATAAAAATCGTTCCGGGCGAAAAGATGATCGGCCTTATCAGTACACTTACACTCGAACCCGAACCGATCGAACTCAATATAAAAATCGTTCTTGTCGGAGAAAGGATTCTCTACTATCTTCTATACGATCTAGATCCGGATTTCAGAGAGCTTTTCAAGGTAATAGCCGATTTTGACGAGGTTATCCATAAAGATGAAAACAATCTCCAGCTCTATGCGAAAATAATCGCCGCTCTTGCCAAAAAGGAGAAAATTTTGCCTCTGACCAGAAAAGCTGTAGCAAAAACGATAGACATAAGCTCAAGAATGGCAGAGGATTCTAAAAAACTCTCAATGGAGATAAAACCGCTGACAAGTCTTCTCAAAGAGGCAGACTATATAGCCCGCAAAAAAGGTTCAGATACAATCGACAGTGAAGATATAAAAGAGGCTGTAAAAAGTCAGAAAAAAAGAGCGGCCAGACTCAAAGAGAGAGTCTACGAGGAGATAGGCAGAGATACGATACATATAAAAACAACAGGAGAAAAAACAGGACAGATAAACGGTCTTTCCGTCATAGAACTGGGTACGGCGAGTTTCGGCAGGCCTGTTCGTATAACGGCAGTTACGAGATTTGGAAAAGGCGAAGTTGTCGATATTCAAAGAGAGGTCAAACTAGGAGACCCCATTCACTCCAAAGGGGTTATGACTCTGGCAGGATTTCTAAAAGGCAGATATGTTCCGGACATTCCACTCTCTCTTTCCGCTTCGCTGGTTTTCGAACAGACATACAGCAGCGTTGAAGGAGACAGTGCATCTTTGGCCGAGACATGCGCTCTTCTTTCATCTCTTTCAAATCTCCCCATTAAACAGAACATAGCCGTAACCGGCTCCATCAGCCAAAAAGGTGAAGTTCAGGCAGTGGGCGGTGTAAATCACAAAATCGAAGGTTTTTTTGAGGTCTGCAAACTGAAAGGTTTCGAAAAAGAGCAAGGTGTCATAATCCCAAAATCGAACATAGACCATCTTATGCTTGATGATGATGTACTAGATGCGATCAAAAAAGGCAAATTTTTCATATATGCCGTTGAAAGCGTAGATGAAGCCATGGAGATACTCACCGGCAAAGAAGCAGGAGAAAGAGATGCAGAGGGCAAATTTCCGAAAGATAGCGTTAATCGTCTTGTAGAAGAGAGACTTGTAGAGTTTTTCGAAAAAGCGAAAAAAATAATGAAAGAGGAGAGAAAAAAATCTACCTCTTAA
- a CDS encoding phosphoethanolamine transferase: MNFYNILFSLTSVLLFLVADYLIFGTIFQKEIFLLFLLILCASYMHRYSLFVFLITIFLFSFVGYLFYSYYGRSITINDIVLFTRHTTETFDTFFDRRAVFLKAFVVSGLFFAAMIFAFATLGKKLKKHRMGKLALISVIFIILGGNFKNYSVFLLASSLKDYALIEKEAPYQTNFFSDIEALKEGEANIILVIGESLRYSKMRLFGYEKDTTPGLDRLKNKENFIYKPCISYATSTDVSVPLLLNPIENPKQLRNIRLFSRNLFRLAKKNGYRTYFISSQSQRVIKYMKKFIGMRFIDVFKTCEDMSDGCKFGMMDGKLLEEFKSMDLNKKSFVVLQMSGQHSPYRYYPEEFGRFSEDVLGRYDNSVLYTDYVISEIIKYIENFAKRPTVFIFTSDHGEMLGEKSRWGHNCFEKEVYSVPFVFYTKNLEDKALKEIENAHFMTHYNISELILYYLGYSSSFSPKLTDIYVNGTMITGEDGYIKLENVIID; the protein is encoded by the coding sequence ATGAACTTTTATAATATCCTTTTTTCACTGACTAGTGTTTTACTTTTTCTTGTTGCAGATTATCTGATATTTGGAACTATATTTCAAAAAGAGATATTTTTACTCTTTTTGCTAATTTTATGTGCCAGTTATATGCATAGATATTCACTTTTTGTTTTTTTGATAACCATTTTTCTTTTCTCGTTTGTCGGATATCTCTTCTATTCTTACTATGGCAGGAGTATAACTATAAACGATATTGTGCTTTTCACAAGGCATACTACAGAGACATTCGATACTTTTTTCGACAGAAGAGCTGTTTTTTTAAAAGCGTTTGTTGTAAGCGGGTTGTTTTTTGCGGCTATGATTTTCGCTTTTGCGACACTAGGCAAAAAACTCAAGAAACATCGTATGGGAAAGCTAGCTCTTATCTCCGTTATTTTTATAATTCTTGGGGGAAATTTTAAAAATTACTCGGTTTTTCTTTTGGCTTCGAGTTTGAAAGATTACGCGCTGATAGAAAAAGAAGCTCCGTATCAGACAAATTTTTTTTCAGATATAGAAGCACTCAAAGAGGGAGAAGCCAATATCATTCTTGTTATAGGTGAGAGTTTAAGATATTCAAAGATGAGACTTTTTGGTTATGAAAAAGACACAACCCCCGGCCTTGACAGACTGAAAAATAAAGAAAATTTTATCTATAAACCTTGTATATCGTATGCAACAAGTACCGATGTGAGTGTTCCGCTGCTTTTAAATCCTATTGAAAATCCAAAGCAGCTGAGAAATATCAGGCTGTTTTCCCGCAATCTTTTCAGGCTTGCAAAGAAAAACGGCTACAGAACGTATTTTATCTCTTCGCAGTCACAGCGGGTAATAAAGTATATGAAAAAGTTTATCGGTATGAGATTTATAGATGTTTTCAAAACATGTGAAGATATGTCGGATGGTTGCAAATTCGGAATGATGGACGGGAAGCTTTTGGAGGAGTTTAAAAGTATGGATTTAAACAAAAAAAGCTTTGTTGTGCTGCAGATGAGCGGACAGCATTCACCATATAGATACTATCCCGAGGAGTTTGGGAGGTTTTCAGAAGATGTGCTTGGCAGATACGACAATTCAGTACTTTATACAGATTATGTAATCAGCGAGATAATAAAATATATAGAAAATTTTGCGAAAAGACCTACTGTTTTTATATTCACCTCCGACCATGGAGAAATGTTGGGAGAAAAAAGCAGATGGGGACACAACTGTTTTGAAAAGGAGGTATATTCTGTACCTTTCGTTTTTTATACTAAGAATTTGGAAGACAAAGCTCTCAAAGAGATTGAAAACGCTCATTTCATGACGCATTACAATATTTCCGAATTGATACTCTATTATCTTGGCTACTCATCCTCTTTCAGTCCGAAATTGACCGATATATATGTAAACGGTACTATGATAACGGGAGAGGACGGGTATATAAAACTTGAAAATGTTATAATCGATTAG
- the polX gene encoding DNA polymerase/3'-5' exonuclease PolX, which yields MAVTNADIAAIFNKVADLLEIKGENPFKVRAYRNAARTVENIGKSLAQLVEEGYDLTKLPGVGHDISEYIKEIVTTGRLKKLEELEKEIPSHLVEMLSIEGLGPKRIKVLYENLHIESLEDLRKAAESGEIEKLPGFGPKLIEKILKGIKLAKKEGKRFKWAVAEYYANELVKYIKSIKGVINIEVAGSFRRKKETVGDLDILVTAKDWEEVSDHFIKFDGIKEVISKGPTRSTVILKSDIQVDLRSVAKESYGSALHYFTGSKAHNIAIRSIAVKKGLKINEYGVFKGAERIAGLTEEEVYKTVGLPYIEPELRENRGEIEAAYENRLPKLIRLEDIRGDLHVHTKYTDGKHTIAQMAKAAKDLGYEYIAITDHSKHLTVANGLDEKRLRVQMEEIDRLNEELDGITVLKGIEVDILEDGTLDLPDSVLKELDIVVAAVHFKFKLSSEKQTARILKAMDNPYVDIVAHPTGRLIGEREAYEVDMQKLLESAKERGCVMELNGQPERLDLNDVYSKMAKEMGVKLAITTDAHNTFSLNYMRYGINQARRGWLEAADVINTLPLKEMKKALKR from the coding sequence ATGGCAGTGACCAATGCCGATATTGCGGCGATTTTCAATAAAGTAGCAGATTTACTTGAAATAAAAGGAGAAAATCCTTTCAAAGTCAGAGCCTACAGAAATGCGGCAAGGACTGTTGAAAATATAGGAAAGAGTCTTGCACAGCTGGTTGAAGAGGGATATGACCTGACAAAATTGCCGGGTGTAGGACACGATATATCTGAATATATAAAAGAGATAGTTACAACAGGAAGATTGAAAAAACTTGAAGAACTTGAAAAAGAGATACCTTCACATCTTGTAGAGATGCTATCCATCGAGGGGCTCGGTCCCAAAAGAATAAAAGTTTTATACGAAAATCTTCACATAGAGTCTTTGGAAGATCTAAGAAAAGCGGCAGAGAGTGGTGAGATAGAAAAACTTCCCGGATTTGGACCTAAACTCATAGAGAAAATCCTTAAAGGGATAAAGCTTGCCAAAAAAGAGGGTAAAAGGTTTAAGTGGGCAGTCGCAGAGTATTATGCCAACGAACTTGTAAAATATATAAAGAGTATAAAAGGTGTGATAAATATCGAAGTAGCAGGAAGTTTCAGAAGAAAAAAAGAGACTGTGGGGGATCTGGATATCCTGGTTACCGCCAAGGACTGGGAAGAGGTGAGTGATCACTTTATAAAATTTGATGGTATAAAAGAGGTGATTTCCAAGGGGCCAACCAGATCCACTGTGATACTGAAATCCGATATTCAGGTAGATCTGCGGTCAGTGGCCAAAGAGAGTTACGGATCTGCGCTTCATTACTTTACAGGCTCAAAAGCGCATAATATCGCAATCAGATCAATAGCGGTCAAAAAAGGTCTGAAAATAAACGAATACGGTGTCTTCAAAGGTGCAGAGAGGATAGCCGGTCTGACGGAAGAGGAGGTCTATAAGACAGTGGGACTTCCATATATAGAACCTGAGCTCAGGGAGAACAGAGGTGAGATAGAAGCCGCATATGAAAACAGACTGCCAAAACTGATAAGACTTGAGGATATCAGAGGCGATCTGCATGTTCATACTAAATACACAGACGGAAAACATACTATCGCTCAGATGGCTAAAGCGGCTAAGGATCTAGGATACGAATATATAGCGATAACAGATCATTCGAAGCATCTTACTGTTGCAAATGGTCTTGATGAGAAGAGGCTGAGAGTGCAGATGGAGGAGATCGACAGACTAAACGAAGAACTGGATGGTATAACCGTACTCAAAGGGATAGAAGTGGACATTCTTGAAGACGGCACGCTCGATCTGCCTGATTCCGTACTAAAAGAGCTGGATATTGTCGTAGCTGCCGTCCATTTCAAATTCAAGCTGAGTTCCGAAAAACAGACTGCAAGAATTTTGAAAGCCATGGACAATCCCTATGTAGATATCGTAGCGCATCCAACGGGAAGGCTCATAGGAGAAAGGGAGGCTTATGAGGTGGATATGCAGAAACTTCTCGAATCTGCAAAAGAGAGAGGCTGTGTTATGGAACTCAATGGCCAGCCGGAGAGACTTGATCTCAACGACGTATATTCAAAAATGGCCAAAGAGATGGGTGTAAAGCTTGCAATAACCACTGACGCTCACAATACCTTTTCTCTGAATTATATGAGATACGGTATAAATCAGGCCAGAAGAGGCTGGCTGGAAGCTGCCGATGTGATAAATACACTTCCTTTGAAAGAGATGAAAAAAGCGCTTAAGAGGTAG
- a CDS encoding HD domain-containing protein has translation MLNSRLINLLFSTASIDRWNDQIRPVDFVELDKQSHKMIIAWLLARIEETENGTEIDWVKLVDFAISEFMYRAVVTDLKPPVFHFLLKHKKEEIGKYAKETLFPLLDQKLQQKFEDYLSTDSSLIERRIIDAAHYLASRWEFGIIYHFYPKAAGVEEIREKIESEVEDHLDLTGVRRLELGIKSKNFLEICAMLRFQKRWAKTPRIPQTSVLGHMFFVAVITYFFSIEYGACDRKIYNNFFTALFHDLPEALTRDIISPVKYGVKGLDEILKEYEQNLIEEKLLPLLPPYLRDEMRYFIADEFSNRVMIDGKVKKIKDEEEMIKTYNKDLFDPIDGSLIKVADHLGAYIEAVSSINNGIKPKNLINAKNDLLKKYKNRKIFGIDVYNILEKLEDM, from the coding sequence ATGCTAAATTCCAGACTTATAAACCTTCTCTTTTCCACAGCGAGCATAGACAGATGGAACGACCAGATAAGGCCGGTCGATTTTGTAGAACTGGATAAACAGTCGCATAAAATGATAATCGCCTGGCTGCTCGCACGCATAGAAGAGACGGAAAACGGTACAGAAATAGACTGGGTAAAACTTGTGGACTTCGCTATATCTGAGTTCATGTACAGAGCGGTAGTGACGGATCTCAAGCCGCCTGTTTTCCACTTTCTGCTCAAACACAAAAAAGAGGAGATAGGAAAATACGCAAAAGAGACACTTTTTCCCCTTCTTGACCAAAAACTGCAGCAAAAGTTCGAAGATTACCTCTCAACTGACAGTTCTCTCATAGAAAGAAGGATCATAGATGCTGCACACTATCTGGCGAGCAGGTGGGAATTTGGCATCATATACCACTTCTATCCCAAAGCTGCAGGAGTCGAAGAGATAAGAGAAAAGATAGAGTCCGAAGTAGAAGACCATCTCGACCTTACAGGTGTCAGACGCCTGGAGCTTGGCATAAAGAGTAAAAATTTCCTGGAAATCTGCGCCATGCTTAGATTTCAGAAAAGATGGGCAAAAACTCCCAGAATTCCTCAGACATCCGTTTTGGGACATATGTTTTTCGTAGCGGTCATCACCTACTTTTTCAGTATCGAATACGGAGCATGCGACAGAAAAATCTACAACAACTTTTTTACCGCCCTATTCCACGACCTCCCCGAAGCTCTTACAAGAGATATCATAAGTCCCGTAAAATATGGAGTCAAAGGGCTTGACGAGATACTAAAAGAGTATGAACAAAACCTTATAGAAGAAAAACTCCTTCCTCTTCTGCCGCCCTATCTCAGAGACGAAATGAGATACTTCATAGCAGACGAATTCTCAAATAGAGTTATGATAGATGGCAAAGTCAAAAAGATAAAAGACGAAGAAGAGATGATAAAAACCTACAACAAAGACCTGTTCGATCCCATAGACGGCTCTTTGATAAAAGTGGCCGACCATCTTGGAGCTTACATTGAAGCCGTATCCTCCATAAACAACGGCATAAAACCCAAAAATCTCATAAATGCAAAAAATGACCTTCTAAAAAAATACAAAAATAGAAAAATCTTCGGGATAGATGTCTACAATATATTAGAAAAACTGGAAGATATGTAG
- the vapC gene encoding type II toxin-antitoxin system tRNA(fMet)-specific endonuclease VapC: MKKRMLDTNICIYIIKNRPTTVLKKFKDFNIGDLAISCITVSELYYGAYKSKYTEKNLKALEDFLYPFDIIEFDENAAVEYGKIRASLEKKGLIIGGLDMLIAASAKSQGMVLVTNNTKEFSRIDNLKIENWV, from the coding sequence TTGAAAAAGAGAATGTTAGATACCAATATCTGTATCTATATTATAAAAAACAGACCGACAACTGTTTTGAAAAAATTCAAAGATTTTAATATAGGAGATTTGGCAATTTCATGTATAACTGTGTCTGAACTCTATTATGGAGCTTATAAAAGTAAATATACGGAAAAAAATCTAAAAGCTCTTGAGGATTTCCTTTATCCTTTTGATATTATCGAATTTGACGAAAACGCCGCCGTTGAATATGGGAAAATAAGAGCCTCATTAGAAAAAAAAGGACTAATCATAGGTGGGCTTGATATGTTGATTGCAGCAAGTGCAAAATCCCAAGGAATGGTGCTTGTGACAAACAACACTAAAGAGTTTAGCAGGATTGACAATCTAAAAATTGAAAACTGGGTATAA
- a CDS encoding antitoxin has translation MTATAKLFKNGQSQAVRLPKEFRFENQNEVFVKKYKKGILLIPKTKDIWDVMIRSLDEFSEDFLKERTQPEQKREELF, from the coding sequence ATGACAGCAACAGCAAAACTTTTTAAAAACGGACAAAGCCAAGCGGTCAGACTTCCAAAAGAGTTCAGGTTTGAAAATCAAAATGAAGTGTTTGTAAAAAAATATAAAAAAGGCATATTGCTCATTCCAAAAACAAAAGATATTTGGGATGTTATGATTAGAAGCCTTGATGAATTTAGCGAGGATTTTCTAAAAGAAAGAACACAACCTGAGCAAAAAAGAGAGGAACTATTTTGA
- a CDS encoding SIR2 family NAD-dependent protein deacylase, with translation MESIVKAAEEIKRAEYLLITAGAGMGVDSGLPDFRGKEGFWRAYPPIARLGVSFEEMANPTWFFDDPHLAWAFYGHRLNLYRKTEPHEGFYKLLSIAKSKKDYFVFTSNVDGQFQKAGFDRYKIEECHGSIHHLQCIHPCCDNIWSAEDVEVRIDEEKFRALDPLPYCRYCGDVARPNILMFGDWNWVSDRTDMQAERFNEFLQKVKSLVIIEIGAGTAVATVRMLSERVSKMYSAPLIRINPRDYEGPEETISIKEGAKSAISKIYELL, from the coding sequence ATGGAGAGTATCGTAAAAGCAGCCGAAGAGATAAAAAGAGCCGAATATCTGCTCATCACTGCCGGCGCGGGTATGGGAGTGGACAGCGGACTGCCCGATTTCAGAGGCAAAGAGGGGTTTTGGCGGGCATACCCGCCGATAGCGAGACTCGGTGTCTCTTTTGAAGAGATGGCAAATCCCACCTGGTTTTTCGATGATCCTCATCTTGCATGGGCTTTTTACGGACACAGACTAAATCTTTACAGAAAAACTGAACCGCATGAAGGTTTTTACAAACTCCTAAGTATTGCAAAAAGCAAAAAGGACTATTTCGTATTTACCTCCAATGTGGACGGACAGTTTCAAAAGGCAGGTTTTGACAGATACAAAATAGAAGAGTGTCACGGATCGATTCACCATCTGCAGTGTATACATCCCTGCTGCGATAATATCTGGAGTGCTGAAGATGTTGAAGTAAGGATCGATGAAGAGAAATTCAGGGCCCTTGATCCGCTTCCCTACTGCAGATACTGCGGTGATGTGGCGAGGCCAAATATACTGATGTTCGGTGACTGGAACTGGGTATCGGACAGAACCGATATGCAGGCGGAGAGGTTCAACGAATTTTTGCAAAAAGTGAAATCTTTGGTGATAATAGAGATTGGTGCCGGAACTGCCGTAGCAACAGTGAGGATGCTGAGCGAGAGAGTATCTAAAATGTACAGTGCGCCATTGATCAGGATAAATCCAAGAGATTATGAGGGGCCGGAAGAGACTATAAGCATAAAAGAGGGAGCGAAGTCGGCGATTTCGAAAATCTATGAACTTTTATAA